Below is a window of Desulfosoma sp. DNA.
GTTTCCGGGAGCGTTTTCGAAGCCGGTTCCCGAATCCATTCAGGAAAGGCCTCGGAGAAATCGTCAGCCACCCCTTGATTTTCCAGCTCAAAAACCGTGCACGTGGCATAGACCAGAATCCCGCCCCTTCTAACAAAACGGGCGGCCTGGCGCAAGAAGGCCTTTTGGGTGAGGCTGGCCCGGTAAGGAGATCGTGCGCTTCGACGCCATTTGATATCGGGATTTCTTCGAAGCACTCCAAAGCCTGTGCATGGCGCATCCACAAGCACTCGATCGAAAAGCCCTGTCTCTTCCGGCCTTAACTCCATAACGTCGGCTTCCAAGGTTCGGACACAATCGAGGCCTTGACGTCGAGCATTGAGCTCGAGCTCTTCCAGCTTCCAGGCGTCCCGGTCCACGGCCACAATTTCCCCTTGGTTTTTCATCAGGATTCCCAGATGCGTCGTCTTTCCGCCAAACCCCGCACACAGATCCAAAATGCGCTCTTTGGGCTGAGGATCCACCACCAGGGCTACCATCTGGGAGGCGTCATCCTGCACTTGAATCCATCCAAGAGCATAGGGTTCGCAGGTTCCCAGATCCATGCGGACGGACCCAAGACGAACGGCATGGGACAGAAGCGGGGAAGGTTCCGCCGGGATATTCCTTTCGCGAAACCATTGAATCACCTGGTCTCGATCCGCTCTTAAAGTGTTGACTCGACAGGTGGTTCCCGCCGGTTCATTGTTGGCGCGCAATAATGCCGACGCTTCTTCCAAACCCCATCTTTTCAAAGCATATTCCGAATACCACTCAGGATGGGACGTCATGACGGAAAGCCATAGCACCGCATTTTCATCGGCCCTTGGCCACGGCCATTTCCCTTCCATGCGCAGCGCCTGGCGAAGCACCGCGTTCACAAACCCCACCGTGCGTTTTGGATAAGCCGTCTTGGCGATTTCCACGGTCTCATGAACCGCTGCATGAGCTGGAATCTTTTCAAGGAAGAGAATCTGATAGAGGCCGAGACGAAGGAGGAGGCGTACATTCGGGTCCAACTTTTTCCCTTCAGTCAGCACCTCCAGGTGCCAATCTAAACGTTGCCTCCAGCGCAACACCCCGTAAACGAGTTCGGTAAGCAAAGCACGATCTCGAGGGTCAATATGAGGGTTTTGGCCCAGGGCCACTCGCAGAAGGCGGTCTGGATGAGCTGGACGTCGCTCCATCTGCAGAAGCAAACGGTAAGCCAGGGAACGTACGTCGTCCATCAAGGTCTTTCTTGGTTCGTTTCCATGAGGCTCGTCAACACGGCGCGTACTTCCTCAAGAGGCACCCGCGTATCCACGCACGGCCCATGGGGTCTCTCGTTAAAAATGCCGTACACAGGCAAAGGCAGCGTATCTTGAATACCGCTCACAAGGTCGCGTTCACAAGCCACCGCCACAATGAGGTCGGGACGGGTTTCCGTCACAATACGACGAGCCATGGTGCCTCCTGTGGCCACAGCCAGATGGATCCCATAACGTTCTTTGATTTCAAGAAGTTCGGCGATAGGGCACTGGCCGCACCTTTTGCAATTGTCTACATGAAAGGTGACGCGTACAGGACACTGAGAAAACTGAAGGCAATGAGGCATAAGCAACAACACATGACGGGGCTTCCTTCGAGATCGCACCCAGGCAAGGACCAGTTCGTTGTTAACGTTTACAAAGGCATGCTGCACAGCCTTTTTGGATACCCCTACAAGTCGCCCCACGAGGATCAGCAAAGGAAGAAGCACTTTGGCGCTCATGTGGCGTAACAGAGCGGAAAAGGGGACATCGCGGCCCAGCAGAATGGAGACGATAAGAAGACCAAAACCGCTCAATAATGTGGTCAAGAGTACAACAAAAAAGATCCCTGCCACCTGAGGAAGCAGAGGATGAAGGCGTTCAAAACCCCAGTAGGGTACTGCAAAGAGAAGCCCCAGCCCTGCCACTAAAAAAACACAGGCCGCCAAAAGCAGTCCAATGATGAGGGATTTTTCTGATAGGAACGAACCCATGAGACCGAAGGGCTTTCTCGCTCAGGTAAAGACCGAACCGAGGGGAAGATCGTAGCCTCTAAGGAAAGCCTCTGCAGGCACCGGCTTTCGCCCCTCCATCTGAAGCGTTCCTATAGCCACGGCGACTCCATCGCCGGCGCGTACGAGCAGACCGTCCTGGGAAAGGCCCAGCACCTCCCCCGGAAGCCCTTCTGCGGAGTGTGCCGTCAGGCGGGCGTTAAAAAACTTGATCCTTTTTCCCCCATGATAGCTAAACGCCCCTGGCCAAGGATCAAAGGCTCGAATCCGACAACTCACGGAAGCCGCAGATTCCTGCCAAGGAATATGGAGTTCATGCTTTTGAATAGGAGGTGCCAGGACAGCTTGCGTATCATCTTGAGGCACGGGTCGGCACGCACCGTGAATCCAAGCTTCCAGAGTTCGGCAAAGGAGCTCGGCTCCTACTCGGGCCAAGGTGTCGTGCAGTGTTCCAAAAGTGTCGAGCTCACCGATGGGTACCCGTTCTACGGCCAGGACAGGACCGGTGTCCAGACCTTCAGTCATAAGCATGATGGAAACGCCGGTTTCCTTTTCCCCATGAAGAACCGCTCGCTGAATGGGGGCCGCGCCACGGTATTTGGGCAGCAGTGAAGGATGAACATTGAGAGCACCAAAGGGAAAACCTTCCAAAAGACTCTTTGGAAGGATCTGCCCATAGGCTACAAGGACCAAAGCCTGGGCTTGCAAGGAAGTGAGATCCCGAACTGTTTCCATATCCCGAATTCGATGAGGCTGCATCACCGGCAAACCCAAGCGATCTGCTGTTATTTTTACAGGGGAAGGCGCCGGTTTTTGCCCACGGCCCTTGGGACGGTCGGGTTGGGTCACCACCTGAACAATGTGCACACCGCGCTCGTGCAAACGCAATAGAGTCGGTACGGCAAATTCCGGTGTACCACAAAAAACCACTCGCACCGGATTCCCTTTCAGGCCGATGCCTCGAGAGCCCGCTTTTTCCATTTTCTCTTGAATATGTCTTTCTTAATGGGATTGAGGTAATCGATAAAAAGACGCCCGTTCAAATGGTCGATTTCGTGTTGCAGGGCGACCGCAAGCAACCCGTCGGCTTGGATCTCTATAGGCTTTCCATCGGCGTTCAGACCACGGACAACAACCTTTTCGTGTCTTTGAACCGGAGAAAAAAAGTCCGGCACACTCAAACACCCCTCTTCCCACACGATGTGTCCCTCGGCACGTACGATCTGAGGGTTCACCAACACGATCAAGCCGTGAGGGTCGTCTTCCTTTTGAAGATCCACGACGATAAGTTGAACGGGCTTGCCCACTTGATTAGCCGCCAGGCCGATACCTGGGGCGTTGTACATGGTTTCGGCCATATCGTCTATGAGTTTTCGGACCTTTCCATCCACTTTCTCGATGGGTTTCGCTTTTTCTCGAAGTACAGGCTCCGGATAAATGCAAATGTTCAAAAGGGCCATGATTCGCCTCGATTTGTCTTTCGTCATGCACTGTTCTGAAGCTTTTACCGTACTGTTTGACAGTAATAGTCCCACGGACAAATTGCAAGATAAGGTCGATCAAGTCTTTTCGTTTTCACAGGCTGGAGACCGGATCCCGATCCACGGCGATCTGAACCGAGGTCATGCCAGAGTGATGGACGGCTTTCTCAAGAATTCGTTCCACCGCTGTCTGAAGATCGTCGGCCTTCCATGCTTTCACGTAAAGATTATAGCGGTATCGCTTTTTGAGCTTTTGAATGGGTGCGGGAGCCGGGCCCAGAATCGCCAGAGGAATCCCTTGCGATTCTAATGCCTCTTTGGCGGCACGACCGATCTGCCCTAACACCGCGGCCGCCTGAGCGGTCATGTCAAGGTTCGGGCCTGTGACCAGCAAGCGAGCCATCCGTGTAAAGGGAGGGTATTGAAGAGCACGGCGTGACGTCAATTCATGCTCGCAAAAATGACCATAATCCAAGGTTGCCGCCGCCTGAATCACGTAATGATGCGGATTGTAGGTTTGTAAGACCACTCGACCGGGTTTTTCTCCACGCCCGGCTCGACCCGCCACCTGCATCAACAGTTGGGCCGTGGTTTCTCCCGAACGAAAATCGCTGATCTGCAGGGAGGTATCGGCATTGATCACACCCACCAAAGTGACATGAGGAAAATCATGACCCTTGGTGATCATCTGAGTGCCCACCAGAACCTGAACCTTTCTAGCTCGAAAAGCATCCAAAGTCTGCACCACCTTGGAAGGGCACGTCATCGTGTCCCGATCCATACGCAGGGTTTTTACATCAGGAAAGGTGCGCCGAAGTTCTTCCTCGACCCGTTCCGTGCCAAAGCCGAAAGGCACCATGACACCCTTGCCGCAGGCAGTGCATGTGCCGGGAATATTCTCTTCATGGCCGCAATAGTGGCACAAGACACGTTCCAAACTTTGATGATATGTCAAGCTCACGGCACAATGGGGGCATTGGCGCACGGTCCCGCACAGACGGCACAGGAAAAAGGAGGCAAACCCGCGCCGGTTTAAAAACAACATGGCCTGTCCGTCATCCTGAAAGGTTTCCTGCAACGCCTTCACCAGCTCGGGAGAAAGCACTCGATAAGGACCCCGATGCCGCCGCATATCCACAATATCAATCTGCGGCAATGGGCGGTCTTCTACTCTCTTGAGCATAGTCACCAGGGTGTAACGTCCTGTGCGGCCATGATAGTAGGATTGGAGGGACGGTGTGGCGGAACCGAGAATCACAGGCACATTGGTGATCCTGGCGCGCATGACAGCTACATCTCGAGCATGATAGCGTAATCGTTCTTCCTGCTTGTAGGACAGGTCATGTTCTTCATCGACTATGATCAATCCCAGATTTCTGACGGGACTCAAAACCGCCGATCGCACCCCTAGGACCACCGTGGCCTGTCCGGACCTGATTTTCCTCCACTGATCATCTCGAACCCCGGAAGCCAAGCCGCTATGCCAAACGGAAAGCCCATCTCCAAAGCATGCTCGAAATTGCGCCTCCAGCTGCGTGCTCAAAGCAATTTCCGGTACCAGCACCAAAGCCGTTCGCCCCTGAAGGATCGCCTTTTCCACAAGATGCAGGTAAATCTCCGTTTTTCCACTTCCTGTCACCCCGTAGAGCACAAAAGGTTTAAAGGAAGGGGACAAAACGGCCCCTTCCATGATGCTCAAGGCCGCTTTTTGCTCAGGGGTGAGCTCCACAGGCCTTGTGGTAGACACATCTTGTGCCAACGGGGATTCGCGCACCGTTTCCCGCTCTTCAACAACAATGGATCCTTCGGCGGCCAACTTTCGCACCCAGTAGGACGCCTGGGGTGCGAGTCGACGCAAGTCCCTCAAAGAACAAGCCCCCCCGGAATCCTGAAGAACATTCAGGAAACGCCTTAGGTGAGGGCTGGCGGCGATTCGCTTTTCTGAAGGCATCTGCCGCAAGACCACGATCTTTTGAATCTTTGCCGAAGGTTCCAGGGACGGCCAGGAGTATTGCCAGGAAACCCAGCCTAGGGATTCCAGACGTTTCAAATGGGCTTTCCATCCCTTAGGCAGGTTTTCAAGATCCTTTAAGTCCAAATCTTGTCGTTCCAAAAAAGCAGCTTCAAGAGCCTGAGCGCCGGGGTTTTTATTTTTGGGCTGTGAAGAATCCTGAACCCCGTAACGACCTTCAGATGTAAGACCATAGCGTTTTTGAGGATGAGCCACGAGGCTTGAAGGCAAGACCGCCTCCAAGACTAAAGGCAGGGGATGAAAGTAGTACCGAGACATCCACGCACACAAAGCCATCACATCAGAAGGAAGAATGGGCGCTTCGTCCACCACATGCCGAACCTCTTTGAGGGTCGCAGGATCAACATCTCCGGGTAAATGCTCTTCCATGGCCACCACCACGGCCACGGCTTCACGGTGTCCGAGAGGGACCAGGACTCGGCAACCTACCAAATTCTTTCCGGACCACAACGCCGAAAGACGGTAGTGTAGACATTCCGAGGGTCCTCTTAAAACGGCACACAAGACTAAATTCATGGAATCATTGGAACTCATGGATGGCCGGACTCCGCCGATTCCTTGGAAGCCACAGCGGGAAAACTCATGCGGGCCGCATATTCGCGTTGCTTATTCATGAAATCGGCCATAAGTGACTTGGGAATGGATCGAGCACGAGGAAAAGAAGTTTTGAGAAAATCCACCGGTCTTTCGTTCTGGTAAAATCGAAAATCCAGGTGCGGGCCTGTAGCCAGCCCCGAAGAACCCACGTAGCCGACAATGTCGCCTTGTCGTACGCGAGAGCCTACCTTGAGCCCACGGGCATAGTCCGACAGATGCCCATAGGAGGTTTTGTACACGGCATCGTGTTGAATTTCTATATAGCGGCCGAAACCACCGTTCCAGCCTAGCTTGACGACCTTTCCGTCACCGAGAGCACAGACGGGTGTTCCGGTGGGTGCCGCGTAATCGATTCCCAGGTGAGGCCTGAAGATCCTGAGCACCGGATGCAATCGTCGGTAGGTGAAGGTGGAGCTTATCCGCCGATAACTCAAAGGGGCCTTGAGAAACATTTTTCGTAGGGACCGACCTTGCGCATCGAAATAGTCCCTGAAGCCATCCGGAAATTCGTAAAGGTAGGCCTCGTACGTCTCCCCCGAAACGGTCATCTTTGCGGCTAGAATGGGCCCCCCCTTGACGAGCCGGCCGTCAGCAACGGTGATCTCGTAAAGTGCGGCAAAGCGGTCCCCGGACTGAAGATCCGACGTGAAATCCACATCATAGGCAAAGAGATCGGCTAAATCCATGACGAGTGCCGAGGGCATGCCTTGTTCCACGCAGGAACTGTAGAGATTATCCGTGATGGTTCCTATGACGGATTCCGTAAAAGTCAGCTCAGAAGGGTTTTCATGTCTACAAACCCAGGCATCCCCCTGTCTCAAAAGTAGGCGCCGTTCCCCCGATGATGCCCTTATATGAAGGCGCACCGAATCGCCCGTGTTCCGCAAGACGTCGATTTCCAAAACATCGCCAGGTTTCAAATCCTCCGGGCGACACGCCGCAAGAGCTTCCCCTTGCCACACACTCATATCCTGTAAGGAAAGACCCAAGGAAATGACAATCTTGTAGAGGTTGTCTCCCGACTTGACGGTGTAGTTCTTCTTCTCAAATCGGTCCCAGTACCGCAGTTCTAATGAATAGACATCTTCATAGACGGATTGTTGGAAAGGCTGAGGCATCGGTGCCCCTGTGTCTGAACTAACGGCTTCGTTTGCAGGGCCTTTTTCTTGAGGTGATTTCACCCACAAATGCCAAGCGGCCCACCCTGCTACCAAACTCAAAACAATAAGGCCCAATCCTCCCAAAAGCCTTCTCAACATCCTTCGCGCGTTGGAATATCCCATTTCCCCTCCATAATGATGTTGCTCGTGAGCCTTTTCCCTAAAAGTCCTAGCACATCCTTTGAGAATCGGTCAAAACAAAGCCGGCAACCCCCGGCGATCCTTTGTGTCTGCTTCAGATAATAGCTTGGTTTTCTTATGTTATCTCTTTTCTCCATGCCGCCCGGCCTGCCTCACAAAAAAACCCTTGAAAAAAAACTTGATTCCATGCGGCTTTTCAGCGATTTATGGCTTGCCAAGGGTTTTTCGGCCAGTATAATTGGCTTGCCAATTGAGAATTATTCGCCCTTGACGATTGTGCGCCGGCAGACGTTCCACAGCTTCCCTTTGGTGTGTAGCCAAGTACGGGGTCAGGCTTCAACGATAAACAGAGGAGGAGAGTATGACGAAGGCGGATCTTATTTCTAGAATGGCCGACGAATCTGGAATCACCAAGGCCGCGGCTGAAAAGGCTCTGAACAGCTTTGTGGCGGCTGTCGCCGACAGTTTGGCCAAAGGGGAAAAAGTGACGCTGGTAGGCTTTGGAACGTTCAGCGTTGCAGAAAGGGCTCAAAGGGAAGGGCGAAATCCGCGTACGGGCGAGACCATCACCATTGCGGCCAGCAAGACCATCAAATTCAAAGCGGGAAGCAAGCTTAAAGAAGCTCTTCAGTAATATTTTCGTTGACTGGGTTGTTGAAAAACTCGAACGTAAAATGCCGTAAACCAGGCACGCAACAACCTTTAAGGGGCTGGATGACAAAAACCCGGCACCATCTTTTCAGGGCCGGGTTTTTCCATTTTCTTGAAAGCTCGATGACCTGCCCAGAGTCCATGGAAAAACCTGCTTCTAAAGCCCTCATTGAACCCACAAGATCCCGCAAAGACATTCCCTTACCCGCCGATGCCTTTTTGGTGTTTACACACCAAGACTTGGTTCTCATGAAAGCCCAATGGCCTCAGCGGCACCAAAGACCCGGTTTTTTCCTCAGCGAGGTGCTCGTGGGTGAAGGGGACGGATCGCCTGTGGCTCTTGTAGGTCCAATGATTGGATCTCCTCAAGCGGTTTTGGTCCTAGAAAAAATGATCGCTTTAGGAGTCCGCCGGGTCGTCGCCTATGGATGGTGCGGCTCCCTCCAACCTCATGTGCTGATTGGCGATGTGGTCTTGCCTGAAGCCGCCTATTCGGAAGAAGGCACTTCGCCTCATTACCCTATCTCCATCCCCCCTTCCCCTTCTCGAACTCTCGTCCGTCTCCTAGAAGCGACCTTGCAAAAGGAAAAAGATTTTACAGTGCATAAAGGTCTCGTATGGTCTACCGATGCACCTTATCGAGAAACGGAGGAAAAAGTCCGTTTCTATCAAGAAAAAGGTGTTTTGGGCGTGGACATGGAAACATCGGCTTTGTTCACGGTCTCAGCCTTTCGAGGCATCGAGCTGGCGGCGGTGTTGGTGGTTTCCGATGATCTTTCGCAACTCCAGTGGCGACATGGGTTTCGAGACGCCCGCTTTCAGAAGACGAGAAAACGGTTGCCCGAACTCTTTCGTCGGCTTCATTGAGATTCAGTTCCGCTGTTCTACGCTTGCTCCCATCCATTGCTTGTGTGTATTTTTCGAAGCCGACTCAGTGCCTAGTTTTTCCGAGCCGATGGAGGTGAGCCCATGCACCAAGCCCGCGGCGTCTTGGCCGTGGATATCGGATCCGGCACTCAAGATATTTTATGCTGGTTTGAAGGCGATCTGATCGAAAATGCCGCCAAAATGGTCATGCCGTCTCCGACTCGGCTAGTGGCGCAACAACTGCGAGCTTTTCGAGAAAAGAGGCAAGATGTTTTCCTGATGGGACGCACCATGGGTGGTGGAGCCAGCAGCCGCGAAGTTCTTCTCCACCTGGAAGCAGGCCTCAAGGTTTACGCTTCGCCCGAAGCCGCGCTCACCATTCACGATGATCTGGCACGGGTGCAAGCCATGGGCGTCACGATCACCGAAAGGGCACCGCACGGGGTTTCTTCCATTTTTTTGAGGGACCTGGATCTGGACCGCATCGGGAACGCTCTTGCCCTCTTTGGTGTACCTCTACCTGATACTGTCGCCGTAGCCGTTCAGGACCATGGTTTTTCACCCAATGAAAGCAACCGTCTTTTTCGGTTTCGATATTGGAAAGAATTTCTTGATCGTGGCGGCGATCTACGAACCCTGGTTCAAGAACTCCCTCCGCCTTTTATGACACGCATGCATGCCGTCCGTGTAGATTGTCCTCAGGCTCTGATTCTCGATACAGGGATCGCCGCCATTCTTGGCGCGCTCATGGACTCGAGAGGACGCCAAGCCATGACGCATGGTTGCACCCTGGTCAATGTGGGGAATTCCCATACCATCGCCGCTCTTGTTCACGATCTCCATGTGCTCGGCATCTACGAACATCATACCGGAAGGCTGAACCCTTCCAAACTCTTTGATCATTTGAATCGATTTCGCCAAGGTCGGCTAGAACATGAGGAAGTGTTTCAAGACGGCGGCCATGGATGCGCCTATGGTCCTCAACCTTTAAAAGCATCTTTTGAAGCGACCCTGGTCACCGGGCCTCGGCGACGCCGATTTTTTTCTCATGAAAGCGTTTTTGCCGCTCCCTTTGGAGACATGATGCTTACGGGCTGCTTCGGTCTTCTGCAAGCGGCCATGTGGGCGCATGGCTTTCGAGAGGTCCTTGCATGAAAAGCGAAGAAGACATTCGAAGACGGGTCGAAAGACTGCGGGAACAGATTCGTTACCACAACTACCGCTACTATGCTCTGAACGACCCTGAGATCAGTGACGCGGAATACGATCAGCTCTTTCGAGAACTCCAAGAACTGGAAAAGGCTCATCCGGAACTGGCGTCACCGGATTCACCGACGGCTCGTGTGGGGTTTCCACCTTTGGAAGCTTTTGACGTGTTTGAGCATCCCGTGCCCATGCTGAGCCTGGAAAACGCCATGGACGAAGGGGAAATGATTGAATTTCATCAGAGGGTGCAAAAATTTCTGGGCGTCCACGATCCCATCGTCTACACGGCTGAGCCGAAAATGGACGGCCTTGCCGTGGAGATCCTTTACGAAAACGGGCGGTTGGTTCGAGCCGGCACCCGAGGAGACGGGTACCGTGGTGAGGATGTGACGCCAAACGTGAAAACCATTCGTGCCATTCCCTGGACCCTGTTTTCGAACCCCGAAGCTCCCCAGATTCCTTCGCTTCTGACCGTGCGCTGCGAAGTTTATATGAACCGAAAAGATTTTCACGAACTTAACCGGCAGCGGGAAGCTCGAGGAGAACCCCTGTTTGCCAATCCGAGAAACGCTGCTGCGGGGTCCTTACGCCAGTTGGACTCTTCCATCACCGCCCAAAGACCTCTCAAGGCGTACTGCTACGGCATCGGCCTTCTTGAAGGGCCTTCCTTTGAAACCCAATGGGATATCCTGAATGCCCTGAAATGGTGGGGACTTCCTGTCAATCCTTTATCGCGCCTTTGCGAGGGCTTACAGGAGGCCCTTCAGTATTATCGTGAAATGGAAGCGATGCGGCCCGAGCTTCCTTATGAAATGGACGGAGTGGTCTACAAGGTCAATCGCCTGGACTGGCAGCAACGCCTCGGGGAAAAAACACGCAGCCCTCGATGGGCCATCGCTTACAAGTTTCCAGCTCATTTTGCGGAAACGCGGCTTTTGGATATTCAGGTTCAGGTGGGTCGCACCGGAGTGCTCACACCCGTGGCGCACTTGGAGCCTGTATCTTTGGCAGGAGTCGTCATTCGCCGGGCAACCTTGCACAACATGGACGAAATTGAACGCAAGGACATTCGCATCGGAGACCACGTGATCGTGCAACGAGCCGGTGATGTCATTCCGGAAGTAGTCCGTCCCCTTGTGGAAAAAAGAAACGGATTCGAACGGCGCTTCACCATGCCCGCCCAATGTCCCGCTTGCCGTGGACCTGTGGTGCGTCTGAGCGGAGAAGCCGTGCATCGATGCATGAACCGCAGTTGCCCCGCGCAAATCGAAGGAGCCTTGAGGCATTTCGCCAGCCGTGAAGCCATGAACATCGAGGGACTTGGCAAACAGATCACCCATCTTTTGGTGGAACGAGGTCTGGTCAACAGTCCCGCAGATCTGTATCGACTCACCACATCAGATCTTTTGACCCTGCCGGGGTTTGCCCAAAAAAGC
It encodes the following:
- the ligA gene encoding NAD-dependent DNA ligase LigA, with the protein product MKSEEDIRRRVERLREQIRYHNYRYYALNDPEISDAEYDQLFRELQELEKAHPELASPDSPTARVGFPPLEAFDVFEHPVPMLSLENAMDEGEMIEFHQRVQKFLGVHDPIVYTAEPKMDGLAVEILYENGRLVRAGTRGDGYRGEDVTPNVKTIRAIPWTLFSNPEAPQIPSLLTVRCEVYMNRKDFHELNRQREARGEPLFANPRNAAAGSLRQLDSSITAQRPLKAYCYGIGLLEGPSFETQWDILNALKWWGLPVNPLSRLCEGLQEALQYYREMEAMRPELPYEMDGVVYKVNRLDWQQRLGEKTRSPRWAIAYKFPAHFAETRLLDIQVQVGRTGVLTPVAHLEPVSLAGVVIRRATLHNMDEIERKDIRIGDHVIVQRAGDVIPEVVRPLVEKRNGFERRFTMPAQCPACRGPVVRLSGEAVHRCMNRSCPAQIEGALRHFASREAMNIEGLGKQITHLLVERGLVNSPADLYRLTTSDLLTLPGFAQKSAENLIQAIQKTREPDLASFLYALGIPLVGAYLAGVLADRFKSFEAVQAATYEDLMSVEGVGDKVAESIRRYFENEDNQKAIQSLFEAGVRPRTLIPETVSRESNDFWKGKTVVLTGTLKSMTRDEAGERLRRAGARVSGSVSGKTDVVIVGENPGSKLQKAQALGVTIMDEENFLKHLP